From the Onychostoma macrolepis isolate SWU-2019 chromosome 13, ASM1243209v1, whole genome shotgun sequence genome, the window aatcatttaaacggttgattcattgaaacaccgtcatgttgctcagagacgcaaaaccaggaaatatggtgtctaaaacgcaagtctcttaattaaattgtttattgaactgttgtaaaaaaaaaatcaatatctcaGTAGTGTAATGGTAATTTTTGGAGGAAAGAAAACGCACTCGGTTCGTGTGAAatttattaactatatgaagtggtataaatataaacattttctgcccccatatcttgaatttgtgatcattctaaatattttaataaactgaatcatgcagtgaaagaacactcGCACTAGACTTCACGTAATATATGTGTGCTCTGCAGGTGtgttttaaatggtttttgcaaaattattgataaatgtcaaatcgcacatcgttaaaacaacaattacaatattattgcAGACGATATATATAGCACACGCCTAGTCTCACTGCTAATTTAGTCATTTACATGCTaccatgatttagaaataaCAAACAGTCATCCTTCAGAATATTGCACCTTAAGTGAGAATTTGGGGATATATGCAAATGTCTTATagtaatatatgaaaataaataataacacagGACAACTAATTGATAAAACTGATAATAGACGATCAACAAAATCCATTATTGATTATTCAGGTCTGTGCACAGAGAAACTCATCACTGATATCCGAAGCTCCAGAGATGTGTGTGTATGACAGAGACCGTAAGAACAGCTGCGTGTGTTCACACATGAGTATTTTTCCAAGCATACAACTTACATTTGATACTCACATTgactgtaaatgtttaaatgctgaGTATTTCCACTTTACATAAAGGCCTGTTCTGACCTtagtgtgtgcatatatatcaaagtgtatgtgtgtttatttcacaattaatatttagtattcATTTTGATAAAATAGCTGTTCTTAGACGTTAAATGCACCTTTACAACTGCCCATGTTTACCTCAAACCTTAGTATTGCAAGCAATATCTCCAAGTCACTGTAATGGCAGTATGTGCATGTTTCTATAGATCAGtttatgctttatttaaaaccgtcataaatatatgcataattcatgaattattatttaatttacacaatataatatatatatatatatatatacacaccacagaataaaaaatagagAGAAATctataatgaaaaatgtattattacacCCCTAATTTAGAGTTACTGAGCGTCAGGCAAACACAGCTATATAAATGTTGCTTTAATTTGActattttttgtcttatttgCTGTCATTAGTTTCTAATCATATGTTTTGGCAATCCGTCCCAGCAAACATCAAACTAGATGTGAAGAGCACTGAATGAGGTCTTGGCTTCAGTGAAACACTGAGACGTACCATCTTGCCCTTGAGGAAGGTCATGCGTTTGATGTGCTCGTCGATTCCCTCCCCGAGCTGCTCCTTCAGGCCACGCCAGGCGTAACCGATGTTGTGCATCTCTTGAGAGCAGTTCAGTATCATGGTGGTGAAGCCCTGAGAGAACATGACACAGATTTGGAAACGTTTCACACAGACTCCCAGCACTGTATTCAATGACTCACGTCCTGGCCTTTGTTTTTTCTACAGTTAACATAGAGTTAGTAGTCTAACAGTTTTGCTGTAATGAGATGTTTTGCGTCTGTGATGTGGAGCGGCTGTTGACGTACGGAGTCGGAGCTGATGAGGGATCTCTGCTCCAGGCTGGTGGCTCCTGATATGTGAGCGAGGGCCGCCGCCAGCGCCTCCTCGGCCCCGCGCTGCTCGATCAGCTCACGCGCCGCCTCACGGAAATACCCCACCGCCACGGCCGGCACCGAGTCCAAAAACCTGCCAACAGCAGCACATCTCACATTCAGTCCGATACGTTCGGTTACgttaaatgaaaacattcatCTCTGTATGCACATCGGCAATGATAATTAATCTGAACGTCTCTGACTTCATGGCATCTTTACTGGAGGACTGGATGATGTCGTTGGCTGTTGGGACCCCGACCCGTTTGAAGGTGATTCCCTGCAGCAGGTGAACACAAGGAACGTTAGTGACGCAGACGGTTATTAATCAACCATCATTTGCTCAGCTGATGACATTGTGGTTCATTTTCAGCAAAGGCATTATTCTGGGCTGATTCAGGACAACTGGGACACCTCGGTCCGATAAAAGTGTCACAAATTACCTCAATTCtgtcatgttaaaatgtgagcctgcagcacagaagcagtcataagcagcacaggtatatttggagcaatagccaacaatacattgtatgggtcaaaattatacattttcttttatgccaaaaagcattaggatattaagtaaagatcatgttccattaagatattttgtaaatttcctaccgtaaatgtatcaaaacttcatttttgattatcatcatcattattcatctttgttatattgcagccatttgctaaaatcatttaagttcattttttttcctcattaatgtacacacagcaccccatattgacagaaaaacacagaattgttgacatttttgcagatttattaaaaaagaaaaactgaaatatcacatggtcgtaagtattcagaccctttgctcagtatttagtagaagcacccttttgatctaatacagccatgagtcttttgggaaagatgcaacaagtttttcacacctggatttggggatcctctgccattcctccttgcagatcctctccagttctgtcaggttggatggtaaagcgttggtggacagccattttaggtctctccagagatgctcaattgggtttaagtcagggctctggctgggccattcaagaacagtcacggagttgttgtgaagccactccttcgttattttagctgtgtgcttagggtcattgtcttgttggaaggtaaaccttcgcccagtctgaggtcctgagcactctggagaaggttttcgtccaggatatccctgtacttggccgcattcatctttccctcgattgcaaccagtcgtcctgtccctgcagctgaaaaacaccccacagcatgatgctgccaccaccatgcttcactgttgggactgtattggacaggtgatgagcagtgcctggttttctccacacataccgcttagaattaaggccaaaagttctatcttggtctcatcagaccagagaatcttattcaggtgtttttagcaaactccatgcgggctttcatgtgtcttgcactgaggagaggcttccgtcgggccactctgccataaagccccgactggtggagggctgcagtgatggttgactttctacaactttctcccatctcccgactgcatctctggagctcagccacagtgatctttgggttcttctttacctctctcaccaaggctcttctccccgatagctcagtttggcggacggccagctctaggaagggttctggtcatcccaaacgccttccatttaaggattatggaggccactgtgctcttaggaaccttaagtgcagcagaaatgtttttgtaaccttggccagatctgtgccttgccacaattctgtctctgagctcttcaggcagttcctttgacctcatgattctcatttgctctgacatgcactgtgagctgtaaggtcttatatagacaggtgtgtggctttcctaatcaagtccaatcagtataatcaaacacagctggactcaaatgaaggtgtagaaccatctcaaggatgatcagaagaaatggacagcacctgagttaaatatatgagtgtcacagcaaagggtctgaatacttaggaccatgtgatatttcagtttttcttttttaataaatctgcaaaaatgtaaacaattgtgtttttctgtcaatatggggtgctgtgtgtacattaatgaggaaaaaaaatgaacttaaatgattttagcaaatggctgcaatataacaaagagtgaaaaatgtaagggggtctgaatactttccgtacccactgtatatctcaattttccaaaaattgacccttatgactggttttgtggtccagggtcacaaatgataaacaatacaataataataattttaaaaaaaagaaatcttggACAAGGTTTATGGAAAAATTAAGTTTTCTGAATTGTTttgtcagtgtttttaaaatgttgtcgTGACATCTGTCTGATCACACACTATTTGTCATTTGTTGTTAAACCCACATTCACTCCTCTAACAGTGGTTTATGATCAGCTGATGGCGTCTCACCGCTTTCTGCTCCACAAACTTGAGCTGGCTCTCCTCCTTACGCTGGTAAAAACAGATGCAGACACCTGTTCTTCCGGCTCTGCCAGTCCGTCCTGATCGGTGGATATATGACTCCACATCCTGCATTCACAACACAAGTTTAACTTAAACTATAGAGAAAGGAAAAAAGATCCTATCAGCAGGGACTCATCAAggacccaaaaaaaaaaaaaaaaaagagaatagtACAAACGTGCTAAAACACTAAcgaaaacagaaacatttaaaaaaccaGCCACAGCTTACCAAATGTACAAACAAAATAACTAGAATTGAATTCAACATAAAACAGGGACTGACTGACGTACGTTTGGAGGAGAGCACTGAATGACCAGGTCCACCTCGGGGATGTCCAGGCCGCGGGCCGCCACGTTAGTGGCCACCAACACTTCGAACGTGCCGTTCCTGAAGCCCTTGAGCGtgatctctctctgtttctgagGAATGTCTCCATGCAGCGACTGCGCACTCTGAACCACAACCAACGGAGACAGGAGAGTCAAAAACAGCGGCTGTGTTTACATGCAAGCTAATAATCTGCTAGTAATCAGACTGACGACTCAATCGGGCTGAAAAGCCTTCATGCAAACACCTTAATCGATCCCACTGAGCTGACTGAAAGGGATGGTGTACTGTAGATCATTTCCAATTCAATCAAGAGGACATGCAAACATTTAATAGGACTGAAAACTAAGTACTAAAAAGTACTGCGTATGCCATTACGCATTTTGTGGAACGAGCTGttgtttgaaatgaaatgtcATAAATGACTGTAATGTTACTCTAAAATTCTAAAAGTGAAGCAAAACAACATCTCATCAGCTCTTGAAGCTTGTCACATAACCCCATCACATTATTTAGCATTCATATAAACACTATgagccagttttactaacagcttgcaccaGCGCAAACCATctttggcgttaaaatagtgctgtcaggctttactaaagacgcgcagtgaagaatcagcgctgaaaaggcgtggacagttatttttgcacctgaTCTTACTGAATATGTATTCGCAgaagtttccctttcagacacaaaagttatgggaggagagtattcaaatgaatcatgcaatgcattttactggcatttgcgccattatttaacgcccaaaaAAAACGCAcatcttaaactattttgcgcttgaaaaggctgcaattattgttGCAGAGATCAGAGAGCACGTGGTAGAAAGGAGAGGAGTTTTTCCAcatgtattaatgtattttgaatgccagaagaacacattatccgaACATATCGTTAGCCAAGCcatgttatatttaatttgcttcaggaaataaaagatgAATTGGAACACCAGCTCTATCAAAACGTCTAGCAAACCTTCATTTTTTGGTCTCTGGTTCTTTTCAACAtactgtggcttctttatttctttatttgcgaCGCCGCTAACTTGTGCTgcgcttggtatattgcgttggtcAATATGTAAATCAAATGTTGCATCTGCGTTCTTTAATTTGCGCGTTGTTAGCAGAAATTCCCCCTCCCATCagcgctgttttggaattgcacTAATTTGCCccgtttagtaaaactggccccaTGTTCGGATTCATCAATAAGAAGGATTTCATTCTGAAACAAAAGGTATCAATATAAACATGTCCAGAGATGGTGAAGAGAAGTGCTGCACCTGTTTGATGGATGTGTTCATGGAGAGCTCAGTGGCCTCTCTCTTGGTCTCACAGAAGACGATGGTCCGGCCGTGGCTGCCGCTGTACACCTGAACGACGTCACCGATGACTGACGCCCGCTGAGACCAGTGACACGCGATCGCCAAGTGCTGCGCGCGAGAGAACAAGAAGCACGAGCCAGCTTAGAAACGCCACATGCGGAGTTTGAAATAAAAACTGCTTGATATAATGGTAATGACAGCAGGCTCAAGGAATGCGTGCCATccaataattcataattataaaTTAGCTACAcactgcaataaaaaaataaatacaaactggAAATTACAAAGGTAATGAGAAAAATGTTTGTTCAGAAAAGTTTGCTCTGCAGTGTTACCCACATGACTGGAACGAAGCAGcgcaacaaaaaacaaaacctgaTTTACGATGAAGTATGAAGAAAAATGAAAGCAGTTTTCCTCTCTTTTGCCACAAATTATTCTCCTACATTAAATATAACttcagctttttaaaaacacaggGATTTGTTGGCATCTTGTCCAGACGGCCCTCTCTCTAACATCTGCAAAAATTCAACAGATCAGAGTCCAGGCTCAATTTCACAGCAAGACAGACATAATTAACAGCGTGGCAACTGTGCCCAACATAATAATGCACACACATCGTCTTGAACTAGTGAAAAGATTCATTAACTGACCACAGTTacgcatttaattattttgtctttCATCACAAGACTCTGGCGCCACCTAGAGGAGGAACCCTGACTTCACAGAGACGTGCAGACCTGCAGTACTCAACAtctgaagtggatcaaaacatttcatcaaagttgtcctaaagcCTAAAcgcgttcttgtcttaggacaactgtgatgaaatgttttgacccacttcaaatgttgagtACTGTATACTCTTCAACCCTTCTGATGATGGGAACCTAATTATGAAATTGTAAAGTAATGTTGTAGACACACTGCCACAGATTTAGCTAAccgtttttatgcatgtttacaCACGTTTTGTTATGTTTGTCGAGTCTGGATTTCAGAATGACCTTTACTCTGACTAACGAGCACCATTATGTTTACTGACTAACGTTGGGAGTTTTCCCAGACGTACACAGAACAGACTGCAGGCGCGCGCGTGACGTTACCTCCACTGTGGTGGCGGCTTTCTGGGTCCTTTTCCCGATGAGATCCACATGGATGAACTGAGAGCGCATGTATTTCTTGGCCACGTCATAAACCCAGGAGGGACACGTGGCTGAGAACAGCAGCGTCTGCGGTTTCTCCTCCGCATCTACGACAGAAGAGTTCAGAGATGCAGAGCGGCTGATGTACGTCTTTCACGATTTGGCCTTTAATTTGTCATCGGACGAACTCAATGTGAACTGATTACCTTTCTTGTAGGACATTGAGAGGATCTCCTCCACCTGCTCTGCGAAGCCCATGTCCAGCATCTGGTCCACCTCGTCCAGCACCACGTGCTTGAGCTGAGACAGATCCAGCTTGTTATTCTGCAGATGGTCTCGGATTCGACCCGGCGTTCCCACCAGGATGTCGATGCCATTGCGGATCGCTTCCACTGATGACAAGCCAATCATCAGGTTATTACACATCTTCAAACcgtattttttgtatatatttccCATTCTTGGTCACAACTAAACTGAACCACACATGTTTTCCAGAGTCATTTCAAAAAGcaactactacaacaacaactgTATGACGATTACAGCCTTACTTTGTGGGTTGTATGAACTTCCTCCGTAGAAACACGTAACAGACAGTTTCCTGGTGACGTCTTTGAAGTCTTTGGCCACCTGAATGGCCAGCTCACGAGTCGGTGCCAGAACCAACACCTGCGTGGACACAACACACATCACTTCATATACTACTGGACACATTCAACCAAATTCATTTctcaagattaaaaaaaaaaaaacaacaggtgccaacttcacggcaacctgtcaaaataaaagtcagatTTAACATGTAGCAGACATATAttactcttgtattacttttgtacagtataacgtaatataataaaaaataaatattaaaaccagATTAACcacttaattgtagaaaaaaaataattttttcctctGTGTATTGACTATACATCAGGTGTCTTTAACTAGTATGAACTtccattaaaaatattgtttgtttggtaTAATGTACTTTCATGTTGTATTGCAAaatgctgctattgaggtgggacaCGGTTAAGactagggacaggtttggtagtCTGGTTAAGTTTAACGGTGTAATTATATGcgtgtaattaatttctgtaattatgtcattacacacatattttagaatataaatacaatgtaaaacatgtaCACAAAAAGTGCGTTgcatcaaatgattaatttaatttgtcaatacatagtagttaaagacACTTCATATAAAGTGGTTCCGAATGATTTAGCAAACCAGCAAAGAAGTGCACAGCACACACATGACCTCCTTCATCCTTCAGCATCCCAGGATGCACCACATGAGCTTGATAAAATCAATGCATCCAAAATTCTGACTGGCAGTACATAAATGAGGCATGCAGACTTTTGCACTCAAGACTCTGAAGGGTCCTCACAGTTTCCAGCGCCTCACGCATTTAATAAAACTGAATGAGAATGAACTTCAACTGgcaataaaagcatttttatcaCTTGTTGTGATTTGTGAATAGTGACTCTGCACTGTTTCTGGTTATATAACATTAAAGCACAAGACAGACGACGCTAATACCAAGACTTTCTTGAATGTTTAAGACGatcaaagcattaaaaaaaacaaccattagaaaaagaaagaaaaaagcagAACAGCAGCATTTTCACGAGTGCACTTTTGAGCAGCTGCACtgtatatttcaaggcattttaAAAGcacttatttacagcattagtccATAAAGCAGCATAACTGTCCATGTTCATCACGCACTGACAGCACATATAACGCGTTACCTTCGGGGCCCGGCCTCTCCTGCGGTCCTCCGCTCCCGACTGCAGCTTCTCCACCAGAGGAACAGCAAACGAGAAGGTCTTCCCCGTGCCAGTCCGCGCCTGACCGATCACATCTTTCCCATCATACACAGAGTTAAAGGTCTTCACTTGGATGTCAAAGAGATACGAAACACCACGGgctaaaagaaagagaaatgttTCACATAAGCCACAGTATGTTTGAGCGATGCGTCTACGAGTCTGTGAGAGTAACGTTACCCTGCAGCAGCTTGATGGTGTTCTGGGAGATCCGGAAGTTGGAGAAGGCTCCTTCTTTCTGCTCCGGAGTTTCCTAAAGAAACGATCAGATCATCAGAACTCACTCGCTATGAACAGAAGCAGAGGAATGAAGCGCTAGTACACACTTTCTCCCGGTCGCTGTCCGAGTCCTCGCTGGACGGTCCAGGCGTATCTACTACAGCTGATACAGGTGTTTTATCCGTCTCTCCGTTGCCCGTCACGTCCTCCACATTtgcctttttcttctttttcagcTGTATACAGAGATTGTAATAAACGACACGTGCTGCAGGATAACGATTTACACGAGATCTGAAGTCAGAAGAAGTCCGTTACCTTGAGCTGGCTTGTGTCCGTGTTTCCGTTCATGTCGGTGGACTCGGTGGGCATCTTCTCAGCCTTGCGCCGTTTAGGAGCCGGTGCATCACACtcctctgcctctgcctctgccttCTGCTTCcgttcttttgttttctttttctttttctggagaaaaacaaaagacaaaaataagagGCTCATCTGAGGTTCATCCAGCTGGAAAGTGCCAGTGATCCTTTACGGCAGAGAAAAATAAAGCCATCTCCAGCCGATTTCGTTGAGTCCCATTTTTGTCCTCATTCCCACCTGAATTTGGCACTGAACGCTTACGATCCGATCACCAAACATCAGCTCTCATGATGGGCTGAACACCATTATCATTACAGTGATCGTATGATCAGATGATGACGGATGAGATTTATGGGTTTATAATGATATCACTGATACAGATATTTCTAATATTCTCTCATCATTGAATGTCAACATGAGCACACATTAAAAGGTACAAAAATACTTTCATAAATACATCCAAGTACAAAAAATATAGTTTTCTGAAGTATCACTTGAACAGAGACACCATcacttgaacagatttaatttaggctttcaGTGTTTCCCATTCATTAACTAGACTGTAACGGCAGACACACGCAGGGAAATACTGTAACGTACAGGCGCAGCACGATGCTCGAAATATtggaagaaaaatgtaaatattggaGTGGGGgtcttcagaaaagtttcatttttccCTCTTACCTCCGTGCAATGCTCATTAAAGCAGcagctctgctttgtttacagcggtaaccaaggaaacgctgTATGATTGCTGTTCATAAGCGCCCCCTGCTGTCAGAGAGCGAGGTTGcatctcattcagctcgtctgttTGGT encodes:
- the ddx21 gene encoding LOW QUALITY PROTEIN: nucleolar RNA helicase 2 (The sequence of the model RefSeq protein was modified relative to this genomic sequence to represent the inferred CDS: deleted 2 bases in 1 codon) is translated as MSASSLRTSLPVLSFPPVRSVQSHMSICSTTSKMPSKILPAADQSALMEEVESGLQLLKKKKKKTKERKQKAEAEAEECDAPAPKRRKAEKMPTESTDMNGNTDTSQLKLKKKKKANVEDVTGNGETDKTPVSAVVDTPGPSSEDSDSDREKETPEQKEGAFSNFRISQNTIKLLQARGVSYLFDIQVKTFNSVYDGKDVIGQARTGTGKTFSFAVPLVEKLQSGAEDRRRGRAPKVLVLAPTRELAIQVAKDFKDVTRKLSVTCFYGGSSYNPQMEAIRNGIDILVGTPGRIRDHLQNNKLDLSQLKHVVLDEVDQMLDMGFAEQVEEILSMSYKKDAEEKPQTLLFSATCPSWVYDVAKKYMRSQFIHVDLIGKRTQKAATTVEHLAIACHWSQRASVIGDVVQVYSGSHGRTIVFCETKREATELSMNTSIKQSAQSLHGDIPQKQREITLKGFRNGTFEVLVATNVAARGLDIPEVDLVIQCSPPNDVESYIHRSGRTGRAGRTGVCICFYQRKEESQLKFVEQKAGITFKRVGVPTANDIIQSSSKDAMKFLDSVPAVAVGYFREAARELIEQRGAEEALAAALAHISGATSLEQRSLISSDSGFTTMILNCSQEMHNIGYAWRGLKEQLGEGIDEHIKRMTFLKGKMGVCFDIPANKVKEMQEQWQDSRRWQLSVATELPDMEQSMRQISERMSGGFGGRGGGRGRRSFGFRGGNSSGGRRGGGGGGGGAQKRSFSQAFDY